Part of the Capricornis sumatraensis isolate serow.1 chromosome 9, serow.2, whole genome shotgun sequence genome, GCACTGGGATGGTCCCATCTAGCGTGAGAGATGGATGTGCACACAGCCAACTCAGCACTGCCTGAAAGTGCTGTAACTAGCGGTGTGTACAAGGCACTCCGAGCTGGAGGACATGGCATTAGGGGAAGGCCTTTCAGGCCCTTCACTGGAGACTTGGAGAGCACAACATCAGAGCCCGGCATAGATGTCTCGTTTCATAACAAGTCAGTGAAGTAGATAACTACTATCACCTCCACGTATAGTTGaagaatctgaggctcagagaggctaagcaacttgcccaaagccacacagtcAGTAAAAGGCAGAACCAGGATGCAAACCTAAGCCTCTGAATCCAAGGTCTTCACTCTTGATAGGGAGAGTGGGAAGGGCATCCCCTGCAACCCCCAATACAAAGCTTTCCCATGGCTGCCTGGCCTAGCCTACCTGTAGCCCCAGGGTGACAGGCTCCTCTTGTTGGACAGCCACAGCTGCAGGTTGACCTCGCACTTCCTCCTGGCCGGCTCGGAGCTGTTCCTCAGCTGGGCCACCATCTCCCCCAGGTTCCTCTCATATTCCTCCATGCGGGCATAGGGCTTTGCCCGGGACACCAGGTCCAGTGGCAACTGGTGAGGCCCAGGGGCCAGGGTCCCAGGCCGCCCTGGCCCCTTTCTCTTGCCTTTGGGGTTCCTGGGCTGGCCCAGCCCCAGGAAGATGGAGATGGTGAGAAGGAACAGCTGGGGAGAAAGGCCACAAGTTAAAGGTGGGAGAGACAGGTCACTGCCTAGGCCAAGACTCAGGGCacaaggaaggaggagggaagaagaaaggccTCTAGGGGAGCCACCTGTCAAGCCCTGGCCTGGCCCCACCAGCCCCCCACACCTGCACTGCTACATGTGTGTGCCACGTCCATCACTAAATCCTGCTGCACCTCTTAAAACCTCCCCACCCATCCCCTTCTCTACCTGCACCAACCTGCCACTCCCCGGACAGCTCAGCAGCCTCCTGCCTGGTACTGCATATCTTCCCATCTCCCCCTGACTCCTTCTGATCAGTTCTCCACACCTGCCCAATGATGGGTTGGAATGCCAACCTACTAACATCACCTCCCCAGGCCAGACCTCTGCTGTGTTCTCCCTCCTCAAATCACACCTGGTTTCCTCTTGTACCCATGCTTCAGCCTCAGGCCTTCTCTCGAACCTTCCTCTCCTCGCACAAGGGCTTCACACAGGCTGCTTCCTACAGTCACCCCGCATGTCTTGGCTCCAGTGTTACTTCCTTAGGGAGGCCTCTGTGGACCTTCTTGGGCTCTCAGCACCCCCATGCCTCCTTCACGACTGCCGTCTTCCAGTGTACGTGCGCTCCTTTCACAAGTCAGGCCCCCACTAAACACAGGCTCCGTGACAGCCAGCGCTCTATCCATTTCCACATATTGCCTTGTCCCCCATGTTTGCACGGAACTGGGCACTTAGGTATTCAGTGaacatttgctgagtgaatgaatgcctGTCACCACCCCTGCCCGTCTGTAGCTTGCAGTCTGGCAAGGAAAACAGATGGTGGACAAGAAACAAGCATCCAAGCCTCGCTAGCAGCAGAGTGGGGATGGGGCCACACAGCGTGCGGTCAGAGACAAGCAGGGCCAGCCACTTAGCCTGGTGGCAGTGGGGTGGGCTTGCAAAGCCTTTCTGGGGAAGGGGGCATAACTGGTGAGGTTTGAAGAATAAGACAGAGGCAGATGTGGGCAGAAGGAGCCTAAAAATGGTatagaggtgggggagggaaccATGTGAGAGGAAGTTTCAGTGGCTTAAAACTTTGCTGAAAGGAAATGGTGGGGCTGAAATAGAGTGGACAGGAGATGAGGGCAGATGAGGTTAGTGATGTGTACAGGCCATGGCCAAAGACCCCTGATTAACTCCATGACACTGGTTCTCCACTCCTCCACCCCCCAACCATCTG contains:
- the IL17B gene encoding interleukin-17B; this translates as MDWPHNLLFLLTISIFLGLGQPRNPKGKRKGPGRPGTLAPGPHQLPLDLVSRAKPYARMEEYERNLGEMVAQLRNSSEPARRKCEVNLQLWLSNKRSLSPWGYSINHDPGRIPADLPEAQCLCLGCVNPFTMQEDRSMVSVPVFSQVPVRRRLCPPPPRPGPCRQRAVMETIAVGCTCIF